The Lactuca sativa cultivar Salinas chromosome 2, Lsat_Salinas_v11, whole genome shotgun sequence genome includes the window gttctgtttatgcttatgtttttgtattgacgatgacatctcaaacgttttaaaatgaataaaatatgtttcttcgaaaatgttttgataacgtatttaacatgtttttctgggaacaaattccgcagcatttttatgaaaagaagtactctgatttttacaaagcataaacaaaatcggtcttttctggccgtgaaaatggggatgtcacatttatttttgtgtaacttatatttaaattcatagtcgttgttataaatttataaataagaagtatcagtaattccaagttataatattgatcgatctacttacgggagaggtaaCTGGTTTGAAGTGttgcttggttgttggatttcaaaatgGTTTTATGCTAAAATGGTCTGCCCTCTAATACTTCTTATATGGCCCTAAGCCTTATTTGATAGAGCTATCAATATTCATTAGAAGGATTGATAGGTCTAGACTATTTTCAGTCACATAAAATATtaaactaagacttagtgataatgatatTAGGTTACGTTAAAGGAAGAGTTAGCTGCTAGAAGTGAAACATTGTCCGAGTTTCGGGTCATCACTTTAACAGGTGAGTGCATGTAACATCTATTTTTCCAGATTTGCTTTTGGGCCTTAAGTTTTTATTTGTTGCAAGAAGGCTCCCTGATGTCAAAATCCGTGACTTTTTGGTGTTGCTCAAGTACGCGGGGTATACACTTTAGTACGTTGAGCGTATTATGTCCCGTgctagtacgttgtgcgtactccgGTTCACGGGGCGTATGTGGTTCAGACTAAGATCCCTAATATCTAGGGTTTGcgcactatttaaaccccattattgCCTCAAGACCTTTCCCTTTATCAACCCCCATCGCAAGATCGACCCTCCTTGCAAACCCTAGttcatttttagcattttgaaccTTTGGAGAGAGTTATGTGCTTCATTGTTTGCGAAAAAAGACCCTCAAGAAGTAAGCTTTGCTGTCAAGACTTTGGATCCAACATCTCCTCTTCATTGTGCActatttagaggtataaagttccgAACTTGGTTTATGTTTCACTAGATCTTAGTTAAGTCTTGATTTTCATTTTTTTGTCCTAAAGCCAAGAGCTTGATGAGTAGAAGATACTCCAAAGCCTTTAAGGTGTCCTTTTAGGCATTTCATGgcatcttaagtcataaaaatgcaagcttggacCTTGGTTTGtccccatgcaagagttatggagTTGGAATGAATTGAACAAGTTAGGTTTTTGGTGTTGGGCTCTttgtagccatgcaaaggcataaagtttgcaactttatgacctTAGAGGTCTTAGCAAAGTCAACAACCCATGTTGACCAAACACGCCGttttgggttaattgtttgataaatAAACCCTATGTACTtatgggttaattgtttgataaatAAACCCTGTGTACTCACTATCCCAACCTGATCCACTCAATATTATTTGTATCATATGTATCGATGTGAatatacattacactgagagattaaatgaGATGTAGATCATTATTGTAAATTAACGtaagatttgtttatgcttatgtcttgtatcagttatgacatcccaagttttgaaaAGATATCAATATCGAACGTCTCTTTGGAAGtgtttaatgttaatattatctcacattgaaaaatattttttggaaccAATTCCGCAACAAGAGAAATACTCTGTTTTAAAACaagcataaataaaaaatttaaaatgaccataaatttggggatgtcacatgtggGAACATTCTGAATGAGGCAAAAGGACGGATGCCAACATGATAGATGACCTGCTCGCCATGCAAGAAAATATAGCAGCCTCCATTGCCACCTACAAGAAAACAATGAGGAACCTTCCCGATGAATAAGGCTGGAGTATGTAGTTGCATGAAGCATATAGTTTTAATTTATGTATCTTTTCATCTCTTTTCTACATATGTATCTATTGCAGTCCTTACGAAGACTACCTAATGAAAAATCCATATATTACTTAACCTTTTCATTTAACGATGCATGCAACAAAAACCTAAAAAATCTAATCATGCGGAGcatgagttttttttatttttttatttttagttaattgaAATAAAACATTAAGTTAATGCCTTATTACCGAGTTAAAAATTACTGGCTTAATATGTATACAATGAATCAAAATTTTACACCCCACGACTCTATTTGTACATACAACAACTAATGTTTGATCGGTTTACTCTTTGAATTATCAAATCGTACAAAAACCATCCACACTGCACCAAACTGCATAATACAATTTATAACTTTTGCGATGCGTGTTGTGAACTTTTGGTTTCCGAAAGTCTCAAACCGCACATGCGGTGCGGTTTTAACCCTAAAATGCACTGCGCACACCCTACAAATGACCACAAAACTTGCAACCACTATCCTCTGCTAAACACTCGGGGTGATGTTTACATTCGTAGTTTGTAGCCGGCTAGACCATGGATATCTTCTTTGCATGTACTCCAATTGGTCAAAGATCCAAACCAAAATTTTAACAACCTACTTAATTTCCCAAGCAGCATTTTACTTGGATTCTAGAAAAGTTAATTGTAACATCAATGCTTTAGAATGTCAAAAGTCGTCGTGATATTTTTTGAATTGTAGAACTTCGGTGTACTTTCTGCCAACATCAAGGGACTGTTACCACCGGTCCAAGCGACCGCAACCTTTCAATCGCCGGTCCGGAAAGATCTGAATGGCGGATGATGATGATTTGCTTTGGAGCTCTTCTACGGATCGAGGCTCAGAAGTTCGATTGTTCGATAGAAATCGACACATAATGTATCTGCAGATGAATTACGAGATATTGCCATCAGGATATGAGGGTCAAGAGATCAATCGTCTTACACTTGCTTACTTTATCATATCCGGTCTCCACATCCTCCATGCGCTAGATCATGTGAGCCCTCGTCGCCTATTTCCTTGATATGTAATCATTTGTTCTCGTTTATTAGTGAAAAGCTGTGATTTTTGAACTGATATTGCTAAATTAGGGTTATTTGTTGCTTGAAGTAATCTACTCTCAGTTTCCGAGTGTTCCTCAATATCAATTGACTTAGCAGTTAATTACTCGGTTGGCTGAATAAGAGCATTCCGAAGCTATAATTCTTGTGGCGTGGCCAGTGTTTAATTAATACATGTGTGAAATTACAGATTTCCAGGGGAATTGACTCTACAAACATATTAATATGATATTTTCTAATGATTATTTAGGTCGATAAAGAAGCTGTTATCAATTGGGTTTTGTCATTACAAGCTCATCCTAAGAATGAAGCCGAACTAAACAACGGTATGAATTATGGATTTGCCACTTTAAAACTGCACAATGTTCCTCCTCTCTTTCATCACTACAATGTAGATATCACTAAACCTATTCGTGGGTTGTTTATTGCAGGACAATTCTATGGGTTTCATGGTTCTAGAAGTTCTCAGTTTCATTCTCTTGATAAAGAGGTATAAAGTCAGGCTATCACTATGTATTCTATTCAAGAATTCACCTGTTAAAGAACTATCAAGTTTTCATTTTCTTATAGTTCAGTTGTATTTTTCTTACTCTGGTATATGTTTACAGGTTTCAGTTCCTAATAACAGTCATTTGGCAAGTACATACTGTGCATTAGCCATACTGAAGACAGTTGGGTATGACTTGTCACTTATCAACTCTACTTCAATTTTGAAGTCAATGAAATGTCTTCAACAATCTGATGGGAGGTAACTCTAACACTTATTATATCTGTGGTTTATTGGATCTTTTTTCTCTAACTTGTATTGATTATTCTTGCTTCTTTATTTGTTTGTGTGTCAGTTTCATGCCCATTCATACAGGGGCAGAAAAGGATTTACGATTTGTATATTGTGCTGGTAATCCCCCATTCTTCTTTCATCCACCTGAATAATATTATTCCTTTCTGGATTGATATTTCATTATTAACCCGCTTTGATTTTTTAGCTGTTATTTCATCTCTGTTGGATGATTGGAGTGGCATGGATAAAGAGAAAGCCAAGAATTATATATTGAGTTGTCAGGTATATATGTTCACCTTCTATTTCTGATTTTAAACtttataaataaatgaataaataaataaatgcataTGGCTTATAAGAAGGTGTTTCCTTGCAGTCATATGATGGTGGGTTTGGACTAATCCCTGGCCAAGAGTCTCATGGTGATAATGATAACAATCTTGTttccttgattttatttttttttagaacTGAATTTTTTATTAATCATAAATACCATTCTTACTTCTAGACTCACAGGTGGTGCAACTTACTGTGCTGTTGCATCTCTTCGGTTAATGGGATTCATTGAAGACAACCTAATTTCTCAATCCACATCCTCTTGCATCATAGATCTTCCATTGCTTCTAGATTGGTGCTTACAGGTACCACCACACTTTCCATTCCAAGGGCAAATCAGTCATTTTAACTCAAATCATCTTTCTCAATGTTCCAGAGGCAAGCACTTGATGGAGGGTTTCAAGGAAGACCTAATAAAACCAGCGACACATGTTATGCTTTTTGGTGAGTTCACTTCACTTTAAGTTTGGAATTCAAATTTGTTATCTAAATTCTTTTTGGGTTCAATATTAGGATTGGTGGAGTTCTAAGGATATTAGGCGCTAACCAATTTATTGACGAAAAAACCCTTCGTGAATTTTTGCTCACATGTCAATCCAAGGTGCAAAAAAGTCAATgtacacaaataaatgaaagtttagGTTGCTATTTCTCACATTTAgtccttttgttttgttttgttttttttttttacagtatGGTGGATTCAGCAAGTTTCCTGGACAATTTCCGGATCTTTACCATTCATATTATGGATTTACAGCATTTAGCATGTTACAAGAGACTGATCTCAATTCTCTCAGTGTAGAATTGGGTATAAGTATGTTCTGATTTCAGACACTTTTTCAGTGTCATTGTGTGTTATTTATCGTGTAatgttttattgttattattatcttAATCTTGGGAATTATTTAAAGCGACACTGTTGTAATGATTTGTTTGTACCACATGCACGAGAAGTTGGACGTTGTACTACATTTGAACATCACAATTTACAACACAAAAGACAAATGATTGGACATATGAGGTCTTGTTTGGATCTTCAGTTTGTCCTTTGCTATAAATTACTCGGGTGTATTTATTTGCTCTTATTCATCTATTATTTATTGTACAAAGTTATAATTCTTCACACATTCAATTATAACGATTTCATGCAAAATATCACATCATAACTTTTATCTTTTGTACCATATTATGTAGTATAGTTGATTATTTGATTTTACTTATTTGTTTTTATATAATCACCTTGAACATGTAAAATTCAAAAAATTCAACTCTAATCAGATTTCACGTCTTAGAATATTATTTGAATAATCATATTTATCAAAATTTGTACGAAGTGGTTGTTGATAGTGTTTACCCTCTGTTTTCTTGATTATTGTTCATGAATTGTATTTTAATTTTAGAGCCACAATCTTACATATTAATCGTTGTAACTTTTATTACACGAGAAACTTAAGTGTTGCGAAGTTTTGAAAAAGAAGTGGGGGTAGAATAGGGAGTTAATGGTAAATAGGTGTGCAAATGCGATGTGGAGGTTGGTAAACTTTCGGCGAATTCCACATGTGCCCCTGTCACGGGCTATCTTTGTGGCCAGTTGTTGTTTAGGTAAAAGTCCAACTCATTACAAACACAAACAAAATCCCAACTTGTTTTTATTACTTTTCCTATACAAGTCAAAGTGGGGGATGAAATCTAACTGACTCCATTCTCCCAACTTTCCCTTTTTTCAATCAACCCCTTGAGGTTTTCACAAGAATGCAAACAAAGCTAGACAACATATGTGCACAAAATAAGACAATTAATTGTCGTATAATCAATATGGTTTTGAAATTTCCACCAAAAAGTGTAAGGTCCCAGTTAAATgtgatattatttaaaataatttgatGGTATGGGCCTCATAGGTATAAAACAGAACTGTACGGTTCTATTTGGTAGTACTGAAGAAGTTAAAGGTTTTACTTGTAAACTAGTTTAATCTTTAAGGTGATTTTGGTAACTTGCTCTAGAGTATTTGACTGTTGATTATCATGTTCTTTCACCCGGTGTGATTCATCATTGTTGGCTTGTCAGTTGTCAATCGTTTAGTGGTCCCTGAACTATATGTGCTTTATAAACATGGTCCTTGAACTATAAGTGAATTATACCTATGGTCCAAAATCCGTGGTTCATTTATAACAAAAACCTAGTTTAGGTTATGCCATTAAAGTTATAATCTATGAGTCTATGGGTGCATTCTTGACATCTAACTTTTTTCATAAAATACACCTCCATGTATTACAATATCCATAGCCGGTGTAatttttaataagaaaatatgatattttcttaaaaacaGATTCATTCGTATGATATTTTCTTAGCTAGAAAATATGATAAGTAGTTTAAGTACTACAAAAAAATAGGTCTAAAAGGAGAAACAGTAACCTATCTTACTTTCTTATTAAATAAatagtattttttatttttattttttgaaaaacaaagaGTTAACAAACGAAGATTCATCTTTCTACCTACTAATttagaaaacacacacacacaagtcaAGCCACAAAAATTGAAAATATCATATGATTCGCATCCAAAAGTTTTATTTACCCAATAAGATTATAAAATCATATAACCATATCCAACCATGTTGAATTTAAGAACTCAATAATAAGgagtgtatatattttgtgtttcCATCTGATtccaaaaattaaaattaaaataaaaattaatatgaaattcttttattacgaccaaaGAAGTATTATAAGTAACATGAAACCAAACTCTCTTGATAGTAATGGAAAATTGATAGAGAATAAAACAAAAAGAGAAGAGATAGTTACACTTTATCTGAAACTAAAATTCTGGATCCAAAATATGTTCAAATTTGAGATCATATTATATAAAAGTTATTATAATAAGATTGATGTAGATAAAGTGTGTTTAGTATAAAGAGAGTTGAGAGTTGAATCCACAATCTTTTTGACAAAATTAATCAACATCAATCCAATCAATTGGCAGATGAGTGATTAAATTTGTAATCTGAAAGAGAATGTTGTCCCCCATGATCCATCTCATAAAGAAGGCCTTACCCTAAACTTGGTACCCACACACAAAATAAACTATTTATTTTAGAGATTGAAAACCACATTCAAAGCGATAATCAATTACtaaactataaaaaaaagtaATATGGCAAAAAATCAATGACCATTAGATTCGTGAAAAAATGACTCATAAATTCACCAAGCTGACTATTTTTCTGATAGAAAGTGCTTTCGTCGTATAACATGTAGAAAAAAACACAACTAATTAGacatgtattttatattattatttacgtttcaaataaaatcaaattgtaaatttttaagaaaaaaaaaccgGCTAAAAATTATGATGACTTACATATTCCTTATATTTTCTTGATTGTATGCAAAAACCCgtcaaaacttacatttatttcgATTACTTTGCTCAATTGTGTTCTCCATATGAAATTATATGATTGATTTTTCTCTCTTTGACTAAACGTTTATATTATAATTAACATCAATGtcttattaaaaaaacaaaaatgtaaGCAAAATCATATTTTAGTCGTCAATTTCTCTTAAAACCCCGTATTTTGGTCTTTTTCGAAGTAACTATTAATATAAGGTTTTTTTTTctgaatataaaaataatataagttttttttttccacatatacatatataaccgAGAAGACCATTGGGTACACGCGAAAGACGTGATGAAAACATGGCAGACATTGATAAGGTGAACAAGGTCGTGGTCGTGGGGTGGAGTGGGTGTATGTACAAACGTAGTTATTTTCTAATATCACATATATCTTTATTTTGTTGATCAACTCAAACTTTTAGTCACTGTATATCACGACATTTAGCACATGATAAATTATCTTTTATAACAAATCTGACTGATTTATTGTATTATGACTAGGATAAAGTTTGTGTCTTCAATTTACAAATGCACCCAATATCGTTTAACCAACCATAGTTTTAGCTTTTGATGTGATCAGCTTCACATGATCACAGGTTTACCGAACCACCCTAAAAATCATCTCTATCCACTACAGTCTACACTAGACAATAAGCATAAAGATTCAAGAAATTTTTTTCTTGGGAAATGGGAATTTGGAAAATGTGACATTTTTAATTCTTTCCATAATTCTACTTTAGAATGAGTATCTGCGGTTTGAAAATTGAACATACATAAGTAAATCAGTAAATAAATATATCAATAAGTAATGGCCTAATGGGCTTTTTTGAATTAAAAGTTCAAATTAAGCTCTCATACAAAGTTTAAACATAAAAATGTGTACAAACAAGAACCCATTTTGTTTCACTAATGAAACTCTAATATGAGTTTGGATTCTTGTGAAATTGTGGTCTGAATGTTGGAGGTGAAGCAGCTAAAGGGAGTACCTGTGAAGAGCTTGAGATGTTATCCTTTtctttagagacaataagtgtgaTAAAAGATCCATTTTCATCATCTTTCACACCATCATCATGATTAAAATCATCAACTCCAAATCTTTCAATCAGTTTTCTTTTTTGAAGTTTATCTTCAGCATCTCTCAAGAACTTGAATTTCGGAGGTGGTGATGCCCAAATCCTGTTGAATTCTGCATCAGTCGATGTATGAAGAAGAGGACTAAAGGGTCTATAAACAGAATCCCTAGGAGTTACAGGAGGAGTCAAGAATGGTGGCGAAGCAAGTGGAGTGAAAAATGGAGTCTCGACTGTAAACACAACGTCACTTAAACTCCTTCCTCTTGAACCCCTTTTCGTACTCCTATCTTCTGATTCCAAATCTTCTTTTGTTTCTTCTTTGATTGTGAACAGAAATCGCGGTGGACCTGAGAGATTTTGTAGCCTCAAAAGCTCGGTTTCGATAGTCATGTCGTCGTATTCTTCACCAAGTGGTCGGAGCCATGACGACGATGACGATGGTTGTGGTTCATGGACTTGGGTGTCTGTGTTTAGCCCTGTAGAGGTTAAAGATGAAGGCTTTTTCCAACAAAACAAGTACAAAAACTCTCTCGCTGGGCTGCTGTAAGTTTCTTGAATCTCTGTGTTCGTCACCCTCTTTTTCCGGCATAACAGATAGTAAAGCTCCGCGATAAGCGCTAGCAGTAAACACCCAAAAACGAGACTCAAACCAACTCCGACACTACTTGAAGCTCTCATATTTGTTTCAGATCACATGGAACTGCTGTTATGTTCAGAAACTTACATGATGAATCTCACAGGAGTTTTCACAAACAGTT containing:
- the LOC111905730 gene encoding geranylgeranyl transferase type-1 subunit beta — its product is MADDDDLLWSSSTDRGSEVRLFDRNRHIMYLQMNYEILPSGYEGQEINRLTLAYFIISGLHILHALDHVDKEAVINWVLSLQAHPKNEAELNNGQFYGFHGSRSSQFHSLDKEVSVPNNSHLASTYCALAILKTVGYDLSLINSTSILKSMKCLQQSDGSFMPIHTGAEKDLRFVYCAAVISSLLDDWSGMDKEKAKNYILSCQSYDGGFGLIPGQESHGGATYCAVASLRLMGFIEDNLISQSTSSCIIDLPLLLDWCLQRQALDGGFQGRPNKTSDTCYAFWIGGVLRILGANQFIDEKTLREFLLTCQSKYGGFSKFPGQFPDLYHSYYGFTAFSMLQETDLNSLSVELGISMF
- the LOC111905782 gene encoding uncharacterized protein LOC111905782, producing MRASSSVGVGLSLVFGCLLLALIAELYYLLCRKKRVTNTEIQETYSSPAREFLYLFCWKKPSSLTSTGLNTDTQVHEPQPSSSSSWLRPLGEEYDDMTIETELLRLQNLSGPPRFLFTIKEETKEDLESEDRSTKRGSRGRSLSDVVFTVETPFFTPLASPPFLTPPVTPRDSVYRPFSPLLHTSTDAEFNRIWASPPPKFKFLRDAEDKLQKRKLIERFGVDDFNHDDGVKDDENGSFITLIVSKEKDNISSSSQVLPLAASPPTFRPQFHKNPNSY